The following is a genomic window from Sphingorhabdus sp. Alg231-15.
GATGGAACGGGTCTTTGTCGGTAGCTGAGACAGCATGGCGGCAATCATGACATCATTGCTAGCCGGAATCTGGTGCGGCTTGGTATCCGAGCCTGGAGCAACCAATTCGTCGCCAGTGGACAGGATCGCGACTGTGGGACAGCTGCCAACGCTGAGGTGACCTGAACCAGCAATAACGGCGTGGCCCAGAGCTGCTGCATTGAGTCGGATACCCGCCTTAAGCGCGACATCACCTGCCCTGAAGTCGCCGCCCTGAAAACGGACATGCCGGCCTTTGACGGGAGAAGGATCACTGGTCAGCACAATATGGTCGCCTTCCTGCTCGACATTCTCCTGCATAACGACGGTATCGGCTCCTTCGGGCATCAGGGCGCCGGTGAATATGCGGGCGGCCTGACCCGCCTGAATTGGCGGGCAGGGCGGGCTTCCGGCCTTGCATTCGCCGACTAGCTTCCAGGGTCCGTCTCGATCTTCGAAACGGATGGCATAACCGTCCATGGCAGACATGTCGGCTGCAGGTTGATTGCGACCAGCCATGACGTCTTCGGCAAGATAACGTTCCAGCGCATCGCCTATGGCAATGGTTTCGGAAGGCAAAGCCTGTGCCATGGCAATCAAGCGCTCTTGCGCTTCTTCCAGAGGCAGCAGCGGCTTCATTCGGCGGTCCAGTCTACTGACTTTCCACCGGATTTAGATAATAGGCGAATATCGCTGATCACCATGTCTTTCTGCATGGCTTTGGACATGTCATATACTGTTAAAAGTGCGGTTGAAACAGCTGTTAAAGCTTCCATTTCAACACCAGTCTTGCCGGTCAATCGTGCCATTGCTCGAACCTTGATGCCATCATCCTGATAGTCAAAATCAACTGCAACTTTGCTCAGC
Proteins encoded in this region:
- a CDS encoding molybdopterin-binding protein, whose product is MKPLLPLEEAQERLIAMAQALPSETIAIGDALERYLAEDVMAGRNQPAADMSAMDGYAIRFEDRDGPWKLVGECKAGSPPCPPIQAGQAARIFTGALMPEGADTVVMQENVEQEGDHIVLTSDPSPVKGRHVRFQGGDFRAGDVALKAGIRLNAAALGHAVIAGSGHLSVGSCPTVAILSTGDELVAPGSDTKPHQIPASNDVMIAAMLSQLPTKTRSISRIKDDLDSLCEALESARDCDVIVTIGGASVGDHDLVAPAFKRLGGQTDFWKIAMKPGKPLMAGKLGNSLVLALPGNPGSAFVTATLFLVPLIRYLAGAQEYMPVMQTAKTNIILPATGQRAEFLRAQIIDGGITAFDSQDSAKLSILAAADALLFRPAHSPEQPVGATVSYIAI